One window of the bacterium genome contains the following:
- the miaB gene encoding tRNA (N6-isopentenyl adenosine(37)-C2)-methylthiotransferase MiaB has product MENRNFHILTYGCQMNVYDSRIVAEILNRDGYKETDDVNNADVIIVNTCSVREHAEQKALGRIGNLQKLRKENPHLLIGVVGCMAQNLGNSIKGVDFVVGPSNYKLLPEILRNMIFMECNNGVVAKNRAKCCYTDKSLESYSEIFPEPDNKVTAFVSVMRGCDNYCSYCIVPYVRGRKRSRPHSDILKEIEHFVKRGIKEVTLLGQSVNEYNDEEVSFTELLRLIDDTGIQRVRFTSSHLHGILRTKNMGQELIDVIRDGKNICEWLHLPLQSGSNTILERMNRRYTKEEYSDWVYKIREAIPDVSVTTDIMVGFPGETNEDFNETLKLVKTIKFDFAYMFKYSEREPTSAYHMKPKVAEDIKNDRLTKLIEVQNKITYERNSELVGKTVEVLVEGNSKRGNSLYGRTRTNKVVVFDGNALPGDFVDVKVKQLHGWTPYGLLCGKAGEIQS; this is encoded by the coding sequence ATGGAGAATAGAAACTTTCATATCCTCACCTACGGGTGTCAGATGAATGTTTATGATTCAAGGATTGTGGCTGAGATTTTGAATAGAGATGGATATAAAGAGACGGATGATGTCAACAATGCAGATGTGATTATTGTGAATACCTGCAGTGTTAGGGAACATGCAGAACAGAAGGCACTGGGTAGGATTGGTAATCTACAAAAGCTGAGAAAGGAAAACCCGCATCTCCTTATTGGTGTTGTTGGCTGTATGGCACAAAATTTGGGTAATAGTATTAAAGGGGTAGATTTTGTTGTCGGACCTTCAAATTATAAACTGTTGCCAGAAATATTGAGGAATATGATTTTTATGGAGTGCAACAACGGTGTTGTTGCAAAAAATAGGGCAAAATGTTGTTATACCGACAAGAGTTTAGAGTCGTATTCTGAGATATTTCCTGAGCCTGATAACAAAGTGACCGCTTTTGTCTCTGTTATGCGTGGATGTGATAATTACTGCTCTTATTGTATTGTGCCTTATGTTAGAGGGAGAAAGAGGTCAAGACCGCATTCTGATATATTAAAAGAGATTGAACACTTTGTAAAACGAGGAATAAAGGAGGTTACACTGCTTGGACAATCGGTGAATGAATACAATGATGAGGAAGTCAGTTTTACAGAACTCTTGAGGCTTATTGATGATACTGGGATTCAGCGTGTCAGGTTTACGAGTTCACATCTCCACGGGATCCTTCGGACTAAAAATATGGGTCAGGAGCTAATTGATGTAATAAGAGATGGTAAAAATATATGTGAATGGCTGCATTTACCTTTGCAGTCTGGGTCTAATACAATACTTGAAAGGATGAATAGAAGATATACAAAAGAAGAATACAGTGATTGGGTTTATAAGATAAGAGAGGCAATTCCAGATGTCTCAGTCACTACTGATATTATGGTAGGCTTTCCGGGTGAGACCAACGAAGACTTTAATGAGACACTTAAATTAGTTAAAACAATTAAATTTGATTTTGCTTATATGTTTAAATATTCTGAAAGAGAGCCAACCTCTGCTTATCATATGAAACCAAAAGTTGCAGAAGATATAAAGAATGATAGACTTACTAAACTCATAGAGGTGCAAAATAAAATTACATATGAGAGGAATAGTGAACTTGTAGGGAAGACAGTTGAAGTTTTAGTTGAAGGTAATAGCAAACGCGGTAACTCACTTTATGGTAGGACGCGGACAAATAAAGTAGTCGTCTTTGATGGCAACGCCTTACCGGGCGATTTTGTAGATGTCAAAGTAAAACAGTTACACGGCTGGACTCCATACGGCCTGCTTTGCGGCAAGGCGGGTGAAATCCAAAGTTAA
- the miaA gene encoding tRNA (adenosine(37)-N6)-dimethylallyltransferase MiaA — protein sequence MHTKLLLPVIVGPTGVGKTEIAIEVAIRLNAEIISCDSRQVYKYMDIGTAKPTKAQQIRVPHHMIDVVTPDVDYNAWDYAKEARSVINEVVKREKVPLVVGGSGLYLRALIDGFFQVPKPPQIIRERLRRESPSELYRRLIEVDKVTADKLHPNDTQRIMRAIEVYETTKIPMSELKATRVPFNCDPIYVGLTMPMTLLYNRIENRVDLMIENGFINEVKSLLDKGYSPELNSLQTIGYKEVVAYLQDKITLDEAVRLIKQNTCRYAKRQLTWFRALLDIKWIELSDKVMSNIKTQIANIFIHAHSFNKSLDILL from the coding sequence ATGCATACTAAGCTTTTGTTACCTGTTATAGTGGGTCCTACTGGGGTTGGTAAGACAGAAATTGCAATTGAAGTAGCAATTAGACTCAATGCTGAAATAATATCGTGTGACTCACGCCAAGTTTATAAATACATGGATATAGGAACTGCAAAACCGACAAAGGCGCAACAAATCAGAGTGCCACACCATATGATAGATGTGGTAACTCCGGATGTTGATTATAATGCTTGGGATTATGCAAAGGAAGCAAGGAGTGTAATAAATGAAGTTGTAAAAAGAGAAAAAGTACCACTCGTAGTGGGTGGGTCTGGTTTATATTTACGTGCCCTTATTGATGGGTTCTTTCAAGTACCAAAGCCGCCACAAATTATACGAGAGAGGTTGAGGAGAGAATCGCCGTCTGAACTTTACAGAAGGCTAATTGAAGTAGATAAAGTTACAGCTGATAAACTACATCCAAATGATACACAGCGAATAATGAGGGCAATTGAAGTATATGAGACAACAAAGATTCCAATGTCTGAGTTAAAAGCGACAAGAGTGCCATTTAATTGCGACCCAATATATGTAGGGCTTACTATGCCGATGACTCTATTATACAATCGAATAGAGAATAGGGTAGACTTGATGATTGAAAATGGATTCATTAATGAAGTAAAGTCACTTCTTGATAAAGGGTATTCACCAGAGCTTAATTCACTTCAAACAATAGGGTATAAGGAGGTAGTAGCTTATTTACAGGATAAAATAACTCTTGATGAAGCCGTAAGGTTAATCAAGCAAAATACTTGTAGGTATGCCAAGCGCCAGCTGACATGGTTTAGAGCCCTCCTTGACATCAAATGGATAGAGCTATCAGATAAAGTAATGTCAAATATCAAAACTCAAATAGCAAATATCTTTATTCATGCTCATTCGTTTAATAAATCACTTGACATCTTACTTTGA